Proteins from a genomic interval of Methanofollis formosanus:
- a CDS encoding antitoxin VapB family protein, whose protein sequence is MTATKRIVVTETVWADLSQMREPGMTFSELIESMIENEKKRRLVEDIQKIQEQEDLVEIEL, encoded by the coding sequence ATGACTGCCACAAAACGGATCGTCGTCACGGAAACCGTATGGGCGGACCTCTCCCAGATGCGAGAGCCTGGCATGACGTTCTCAGAACTGATCGAGAGCATGATCGAGAACGAAAAAAAGCGGCGCCTTGTTGAGGACATTCAAAAGATCCAGGAGCAGGAAGATCTGGTGGAGATCGAGTTGTGA
- the nudC gene encoding NAD(+) diphosphatase: protein MNERMLVPHFAVERLAFHSDPPAAAPSGWVLVRGGEVFCDGGGSPLLRSLPDGLDPSNAIPLGALDGAPLYALRAEVVPPGLTPQRLRDLFGRVDEESLAVAGRAVQLVHFDGTTRFCGRCGEPAVWKEGEVAKVCPRCGGVVYPTLTPAVIVLVRRGREVLFVRSPRFPPGRFSLIAGFVEPGETLEHAAAREVAEETGVSITHLRYAGSQPWPFPHSLMAGFFAEYAGGEVRPDGVEVEEARWCSPDALPDLPGRMSIAWALIQRHLREDDPSE, encoded by the coding sequence GTGAATGAACGCATGCTCGTGCCGCACTTTGCCGTAGAGCGCCTCGCCTTCCATTCCGATCCGCCGGCCGCCGCGCCGTCCGGGTGGGTCCTCGTCCGCGGCGGCGAGGTCTTCTGCGACGGCGGAGGCTCGCCGCTTCTCCGGTCCCTCCCCGACGGCCTCGACCCCTCAAACGCCATCCCGCTTGGCGCCCTCGACGGCGCTCCCCTCTATGCCCTCCGGGCGGAGGTCGTCCCGCCCGGCCTCACCCCGCAGCGGTTGCGCGACCTCTTCGGGCGGGTGGACGAGGAGAGCCTCGCCGTCGCGGGCCGGGCCGTGCAACTGGTCCACTTCGACGGGACGACGCGCTTCTGCGGGAGGTGCGGCGAGCCCGCCGTCTGGAAAGAGGGCGAGGTGGCGAAGGTCTGCCCCCGGTGCGGCGGGGTGGTCTACCCCACGCTCACCCCGGCGGTGATCGTCCTGGTCAGGCGCGGGCGCGAGGTCCTCTTCGTGCGCTCGCCCCGCTTCCCGCCGGGGCGCTTCTCCCTCATCGCCGGTTTCGTCGAGCCCGGCGAGACCCTCGAACACGCCGCCGCCCGCGAGGTCGCCGAGGAGACCGGGGTCTCCATCACACATCTCCGGTACGCCGGGAGCCAGCCCTGGCCTTTCCCCCACTCCCTGATGGCCGGGTTCTTCGCCGAGTACGCCGGCGGCGAGGTGCGACCCGACGGCGTGGAGGTCGAGGAGGCGCGCTGGTGCTCGCCCGACGCCCTGCCCGACCTTCCCGGCAGGATGAGCATCGCGTGGGCACTTATCCAGCGTCATCTCAGGGAGGACGATCCTTCTGAGTAG
- a CDS encoding LAGLIDADG family homing endonuclease, protein MTDSVVDSILAARYLRKGEKTFEDICRRVASALARDEAEREEFFEAMRSLSFLPNSPTLMNAGTEIGQLSACFTLPVGDSIPEIFHALEWGALIHKSGGGTGYNFSRLRPEGAPVQSTDGVASGPISFMKVFNAATDVIKQGGRRRGANMGILNVWHPDIMRFIHAKNVEGELSNFNISVMVNDRFMEFVESEQFKKVWITHPYSGEEITVGEIWNGIVDGIWKNGEPGVLFYDEINRTNPAPHLGTIETTNPCVTADTWIMTTEGPRQVADLIGRRFDAVVCGTPASSGPEGFFQTGAKAVLRLCTGEGYQLALTADHPVCRVESMTRSRMETEWVRAGDLCAGDRVLLHDHRACAAWDGALTEEQGYLLGMLVGDGTLKKDAAVLSVWSAAGAPTPVMAHAETCARTLDHRADFSGWFPVEGRDEFRLKLSAVRDLATAMGMAPGAKGITPAIEQASSAGYRGFLAGLFDADGSVQGTPAKGVTVRLSQSSRPLLLAAQRMLLRMGIRSTIYRRRAAGHRPLPDGRGGLKSYAVRSQYDLVVSGENLLTFRERVGFRDETKAARLNELLAKYARNLKRERYVATVASVAAAGTEAVYDVQVPGVNAFDANGFVAHNCGEQPLLPFESCVLGSINLAKYVKDGAIDEAGLKTVTKMAVRFLDAVIDENVFPIPQIGEATRKTRKIGLGLMGVHDALLMLGMPYDSDEGRAVCEQVMALVTETAIEESHVLAGEKGTFPAFEGSVWGDSEMRNAALTTIAPTGTISLLAGCSSGIEPVFSYAYTRKNTVGKTFMILHPIFEAELRRVVGGMGFSAEEEEARVKEVIEHVHETGTVRDVAWLPASFRHLFRTALDIDWRDHVRMQAVFQKHVHASISKTINMPNAATREEIAEAVLMAWKSGLKGMTIYRTGSREDVVLALKEKKPAPAVEVEVKVAAPRPKELAGKTYLCQSGCCRLYITVNLLDGKPWEVFIRTVGSGGCEANSNALGRSISTGLQNGVPYQKFVKQFAKVNCIAALKNPEAEGLSCADVVGKCIDLAASKQTIATLDNWTVTEISGPGKTKNLCPECGAELDFGEGCNQGICKSCGWSGCN, encoded by the coding sequence ATGACCGATTCAGTAGTTGACAGTATCCTTGCGGCCCGTTACCTCCGCAAGGGTGAAAAAACCTTTGAAGACATCTGCAGGAGAGTGGCCTCCGCCCTTGCCCGCGACGAGGCCGAACGCGAAGAATTTTTCGAGGCGATGCGCTCGCTCTCCTTTCTCCCCAACTCTCCCACCCTGATGAACGCCGGCACCGAGATCGGGCAGCTCTCGGCCTGTTTCACCCTCCCGGTCGGCGACTCCATCCCCGAGATTTTCCATGCTCTCGAATGGGGTGCGCTCATCCACAAGAGCGGTGGCGGCACCGGCTACAACTTCTCCAGGCTCCGTCCCGAAGGCGCCCCGGTCCAGTCCACCGACGGCGTGGCCTCGGGCCCCATCTCGTTCATGAAAGTCTTCAACGCCGCCACCGACGTCATCAAACAGGGCGGCCGGCGGCGGGGTGCGAACATGGGCATCCTCAATGTCTGGCACCCCGACATCATGCGGTTCATCCATGCGAAGAACGTCGAGGGCGAACTCTCGAACTTCAACATCTCGGTGATGGTCAACGACCGGTTCATGGAGTTCGTGGAGTCTGAGCAGTTCAAGAAGGTCTGGATCACCCATCCCTACTCTGGCGAGGAGATCACGGTCGGCGAGATCTGGAACGGGATCGTCGACGGCATCTGGAAGAACGGCGAGCCCGGCGTGCTCTTCTACGACGAGATCAACCGGACGAACCCGGCCCCGCACCTCGGTACCATCGAGACCACGAACCCGTGCGTCACCGCCGACACCTGGATCATGACCACCGAAGGCCCGCGGCAGGTCGCCGACCTCATCGGGCGCCGGTTCGACGCCGTGGTCTGCGGCACGCCCGCCTCCTCCGGGCCCGAAGGGTTCTTCCAGACCGGTGCAAAGGCGGTGCTCCGCCTCTGCACCGGCGAAGGGTATCAACTTGCCCTCACCGCCGACCACCCGGTCTGCCGGGTCGAGTCCATGACCCGCTCCCGGATGGAGACCGAATGGGTGCGGGCCGGCGACCTTTGCGCCGGCGACCGCGTCCTCCTCCACGACCACCGGGCATGTGCCGCGTGGGACGGCGCCCTCACCGAGGAGCAGGGTTACCTCCTCGGAATGCTCGTCGGCGACGGCACGCTCAAGAAAGACGCTGCCGTCCTCTCGGTCTGGTCGGCCGCCGGTGCTCCCACCCCGGTGATGGCCCATGCGGAAACCTGTGCCAGGACGCTGGACCACCGCGCCGACTTCTCCGGGTGGTTCCCGGTGGAAGGGCGCGACGAGTTCAGGCTCAAACTCTCGGCCGTCCGCGACCTCGCCACGGCGATGGGGATGGCGCCCGGCGCCAAGGGCATCACCCCGGCGATCGAGCAGGCTTCCTCGGCCGGGTACCGCGGCTTCCTTGCCGGCCTCTTCGACGCCGACGGCTCGGTGCAGGGCACGCCCGCGAAGGGCGTCACGGTCAGGCTCTCCCAGAGCAGCCGCCCGCTCCTTCTCGCCGCCCAGCGGATGCTTCTCCGTATGGGCATCAGGAGCACGATCTACCGCCGCCGTGCGGCGGGCCATCGCCCTCTCCCTGACGGCCGGGGCGGTCTGAAGTCGTACGCCGTCAGGAGCCAATACGACCTGGTCGTCAGCGGCGAGAACCTCCTCACCTTCCGGGAGCGTGTCGGGTTCAGGGACGAGACAAAGGCCGCAAGACTGAACGAACTCCTCGCGAAGTATGCCCGGAACCTGAAGAGGGAACGGTATGTTGCGACCGTCGCATCGGTCGCCGCCGCCGGTACCGAGGCGGTCTACGACGTGCAGGTGCCGGGCGTGAACGCCTTCGACGCCAACGGGTTTGTGGCCCACAACTGCGGCGAACAGCCGCTCCTCCCCTTCGAGTCCTGCGTCCTCGGCTCGATCAACCTGGCGAAATACGTGAAGGACGGAGCGATCGACGAGGCCGGGCTGAAAACGGTGACGAAGATGGCCGTGCGGTTCCTTGACGCCGTCATCGACGAGAACGTTTTCCCGATCCCGCAGATCGGCGAGGCGACCAGGAAGACGCGGAAGATCGGGCTCGGGCTGATGGGCGTCCACGACGCCCTCCTGATGCTCGGCATGCCCTACGACTCCGACGAGGGCCGGGCGGTCTGCGAGCAGGTGATGGCCCTGGTGACCGAGACGGCGATCGAGGAGTCGCACGTGCTTGCCGGCGAGAAGGGCACCTTCCCGGCGTTCGAAGGGAGCGTCTGGGGCGACTCGGAGATGCGCAACGCCGCGCTCACCACCATCGCCCCGACCGGCACCATCTCCCTCCTGGCCGGATGTTCGAGCGGGATCGAACCGGTCTTCTCCTACGCCTACACCCGCAAGAACACCGTCGGCAAGACGTTCATGATCCTCCACCCGATCTTCGAGGCCGAACTCCGCCGGGTCGTCGGCGGGATGGGCTTCTCGGCCGAGGAGGAGGAAGCACGGGTGAAAGAGGTGATCGAGCACGTCCACGAGACCGGCACCGTCCGCGACGTCGCCTGGCTCCCGGCATCGTTCAGGCACCTCTTCAGGACGGCGCTCGACATCGACTGGCGCGACCATGTGCGGATGCAGGCGGTCTTCCAGAAGCACGTCCATGCCTCCATCTCCAAGACGATCAATATGCCCAACGCCGCCACTCGCGAGGAGATCGCCGAGGCGGTCCTGATGGCATGGAAGAGCGGGCTCAAGGGGATGACCATCTACCGGACGGGCAGCCGCGAGGACGTGGTCCTTGCCCTCAAGGAGAAGAAACCGGCGCCTGCCGTCGAGGTGGAGGTGAAGGTGGCGGCCCCGCGGCCGAAAGAACTCGCGGGCAAGACCTATCTCTGCCAGTCCGGGTGCTGCCGGCTGTACATCACCGTCAACCTCCTGGACGGCAAACCCTGGGAGGTCTTCATCAGGACGGTCGGGAGCGGCGGGTGCGAGGCCAACTCCAACGCCCTCGGCCGGTCCATCTCCACCGGTCTCCAGAACGGGGTGCCGTACCAGAAGTTCGTCAAGCAGTTTGCGAAGGTCAACTGCATCGCCGCGCTCAAGAACCCGGAGGCCGAGGGGCTCTCGTGTGCCGACGTCGTCGGCAAGTGCATCGACCTCGCCGCCTCGAAGCAGACGATCGCCACCCTCGACAACTGGACGGTCACCGAGATCAGCGGGCCGGGCAAGACGAAGAACCTCTGTCCCGAGTGCGGGGCCGAACTCGATTTCGGCGAGGGGTGCAACCAGGGCATCTGCAAGAGTTGCGGATGGAGCGGTTGCAACTGA
- a CDS encoding type II toxin-antitoxin system RelE family toxin encodes MTFVVLFRRSAADFLNSLPEKSQRIIKEKLALLKTDPYPGKTGGKKRLNTEGMEVYRLHIGRSFTAIYLIHTDTGEPFVEITHLMTIEQAHKRYGRL; translated from the coding sequence GTGACGTTTGTCGTGCTCTTCAGGCGGTCGGCTGCAGACTTCCTGAATTCGCTTCCCGAAAAATCGCAGCGGATCATAAAAGAGAAACTCGCTCTTCTCAAGACCGACCCCTATCCCGGAAAGACCGGCGGAAAAAAACGGCTCAATACCGAGGGGATGGAGGTGTACCGCCTCCACATCGGGAGATCGTTTACCGCCATCTACCTCATCCACACCGATACCGGTGAACCCTTCGTCGAGATCACCCACCTGATGACCATCGAACAGGCGCACAAACGATACGGGAGATTGTAA
- a CDS encoding flavodoxin family protein yields MKVVAFNGSPRKDGNTARLLREVLLELEKEGIETELVHIGGKPVHGCTACMKCFEKKDGRCVIDNDVVNECIAKMAAADGIIIGSPTFFADVSPETKALIDRAGFVSIANGGLFTRKPGAAVVAVRRAGGIHAFDTINHLFGISNMITVGSSYWNLGIGLGPGEVEEDAEGLETMQNLGQNMAWLLKKVHAGE; encoded by the coding sequence ATGAAAGTCGTTGCATTCAACGGAAGCCCGCGCAAAGACGGGAACACCGCCCGCCTCCTCAGGGAGGTGCTGCTGGAACTGGAGAAAGAAGGTATCGAGACTGAACTCGTGCATATCGGCGGCAAGCCCGTCCACGGCTGTACCGCATGCATGAAATGTTTCGAGAAGAAGGATGGGCGGTGCGTCATCGACAACGATGTCGTCAACGAGTGCATCGCGAAGATGGCCGCGGCCGACGGGATCATCATCGGCTCGCCCACCTTCTTCGCCGACGTCTCACCCGAGACCAAGGCCCTCATCGACCGTGCCGGTTTTGTCTCCATCGCGAACGGCGGGCTCTTCACCCGCAAGCCCGGGGCGGCGGTCGTCGCCGTCCGCCGCGCCGGTGGGATCCACGCCTTCGACACCATCAACCACCTCTTCGGGATCTCGAATATGATCACCGTCGGGTCCTCGTACTGGAACCTGGGCATCGGCCTCGGCCCCGGCGAGGTGGAGGAGGACGCGGAAGGGCTGGAGACGATGCAAAACCTGGGCCAGAACATGGCCTGGCTGTTGAAGAAGGTCCATGCCGGTGAATGA